In one Corallococcus sp. EGB genomic region, the following are encoded:
- a CDS encoding response regulator: MDPQLLRSIWPVFAAETREQIQAIGSKVLGLEQPASAREPDLLPSLKRVVHSLKGSAASLGLDDIERIVHAIEDGLSHVDVDQPISRGAVEAMLRGLSAIENALNRGDAGEQPVVEGVAALLKALGHEAPAASPSDAAASSGPLGEDGLKALAALEAALSTLVSPKVEDRAGAVRAAVDQAHALRQSAEAVQADQVAALAEAAALGFTRMEEGGDAAGQAASEVAGALVDLRSALSLSEEAAPAPAPTPMKAAPAATARATTAAPEGRSGAVDRAVRVSVRTLDSLALQVEHLVSGRSQQGRRSEGFRSLTDQAHEVLLHLERAASQLAMSGGGPALEPLRTGVGLMRTMQKRLLEHAKEAHRDGEQQALVAQVIRDDLRDLRMVPASQVLEPLRRTVRETASRLGKEVTLELGGTDVRLDRRIVDALKDPLVHLVRNAIDHGLEMPAARKAVGKPETGRLVVRVEARGTRVGVIVEDDGAGLDPVRVRATAVRRGLMNQEAAEKLTDAQAARLIFQPGFSTRDEVTATSGRGVGLDVVLATAQRLQGSADVEFTPGKGTRFIVDLPLTLAAALGLLVRTGTMITAIPSDAVKRVLRLDADDVGTVAGRVVARLDGEQLTFLSLAEAIGLPRLPLALESGRRQTAVLLSLGEERVLYAIDEVVGQQELVVRSLGKHLRDVTHLAGAAVLDDGRVVPVLNAPELLRAAKPDTRTSSGDSKLPRILVCDDSLTTRFAMKSLLEIAGYPVVTASDGEEAWQVLERVHCHLVVSDWQMPRLDGVGLARRIKGHPMFRRTPIILVTSLDSSEDRAAGLEAGADGYLVKREVERGKLLELVRQLLPSSAA; the protein is encoded by the coding sequence ATGGATCCGCAGTTGCTGCGCAGCATCTGGCCGGTGTTCGCCGCGGAGACGCGCGAGCAGATTCAGGCCATCGGGTCGAAGGTGCTGGGGCTGGAGCAGCCTGCCAGCGCCCGAGAGCCGGACCTGCTGCCGTCGCTCAAGCGCGTGGTGCACAGCCTCAAGGGCTCCGCGGCGAGCCTGGGGCTGGACGACATCGAACGCATCGTCCACGCCATCGAGGACGGGCTGTCCCACGTCGACGTGGATCAGCCCATCTCGCGCGGCGCCGTGGAGGCGATGCTGCGAGGCCTGTCCGCCATCGAGAACGCCCTCAACCGGGGCGACGCGGGTGAACAGCCCGTGGTGGAGGGCGTGGCCGCGCTGCTCAAGGCCCTGGGCCACGAGGCGCCGGCCGCCTCCCCGTCCGACGCGGCCGCGAGCAGCGGCCCGCTGGGCGAGGACGGACTGAAGGCGCTGGCCGCGCTGGAGGCGGCGCTGAGCACGCTGGTGTCCCCGAAGGTGGAGGACCGGGCGGGCGCGGTGCGCGCGGCGGTGGACCAGGCGCACGCCCTGCGCCAGAGCGCGGAGGCGGTCCAGGCGGATCAGGTGGCCGCGCTGGCGGAGGCCGCGGCGCTGGGCTTCACGCGCATGGAGGAGGGCGGGGACGCGGCGGGACAGGCGGCGTCGGAGGTGGCGGGCGCGCTGGTGGATCTGCGCTCGGCGCTGAGCCTTTCCGAGGAGGCCGCTCCGGCTCCCGCGCCCACGCCCATGAAGGCCGCGCCGGCCGCCACGGCGCGCGCGACGACCGCGGCGCCGGAGGGACGCAGCGGTGCGGTGGACCGCGCGGTGCGCGTGTCGGTGCGGACGCTGGACTCGCTGGCGCTCCAGGTGGAGCACCTGGTGTCCGGGCGGTCGCAGCAGGGGCGGCGCTCGGAGGGCTTCCGGTCGCTGACGGATCAGGCGCACGAGGTGCTCTTGCACCTGGAGCGCGCCGCGTCGCAGCTGGCCATGTCCGGCGGCGGGCCCGCGCTGGAGCCGCTGCGCACGGGCGTGGGGCTGATGCGCACGATGCAGAAGCGGCTGCTGGAGCATGCGAAGGAGGCGCACCGCGACGGCGAGCAGCAGGCGCTGGTGGCCCAGGTCATCCGCGACGACCTGCGCGACCTGCGAATGGTGCCGGCCTCGCAGGTGCTGGAGCCCCTGCGCCGCACGGTGCGCGAGACGGCGTCCCGGCTGGGCAAGGAGGTGACGCTGGAGCTGGGCGGCACCGACGTGCGGTTGGATCGGCGCATCGTGGACGCGCTGAAGGATCCGCTGGTGCACCTGGTGCGCAACGCCATCGACCACGGGCTGGAGATGCCCGCCGCGCGCAAGGCGGTGGGCAAGCCGGAGACGGGCCGGCTGGTGGTGCGCGTGGAGGCGCGGGGCACGCGCGTGGGCGTCATCGTGGAGGACGACGGCGCGGGCCTGGATCCGGTGCGCGTGCGCGCCACGGCGGTGCGCCGGGGCCTGATGAACCAGGAGGCGGCGGAGAAGCTGACGGACGCGCAGGCCGCGCGGCTCATCTTCCAGCCGGGCTTCTCCACGCGCGACGAGGTCACGGCCACGTCGGGCCGGGGCGTGGGCCTGGACGTGGTGCTGGCCACCGCCCAGCGGCTGCAGGGCAGCGCGGACGTGGAGTTCACCCCGGGCAAGGGCACGCGCTTCATCGTGGACCTGCCGCTCACGCTGGCGGCGGCGCTGGGCCTGCTGGTGCGCACCGGCACCATGATCACCGCCATCCCCTCCGACGCCGTGAAGCGCGTGCTGCGGCTGGACGCGGACGACGTGGGCACGGTGGCCGGACGCGTGGTGGCGCGGCTGGACGGCGAGCAGCTCACGTTCCTGTCGCTCGCGGAGGCCATCGGGCTGCCGCGCCTGCCGCTCGCGCTGGAGTCGGGACGGCGGCAGACGGCGGTGCTCCTGTCCCTGGGCGAGGAGCGCGTGCTGTACGCCATCGACGAGGTGGTGGGACAGCAGGAGCTGGTGGTGCGCTCGCTGGGCAAGCACCTGCGGGATGTCACGCACCTGGCGGGCGCGGCGGTGCTGGACGATGGGCGCGTGGTGCCGGTGCTCAACGCGCCGGAGCTGCTGCGCGCGGCCAAGCCGGACACCCGAACCTCTTCGGGCGATTCCAAGCTGCCGCGCATCCTGGTGTGCGACGACTCACTCACCACGCGCTTCGCGATGAAGTCCCTGCTGGAGATTGCCGGCTACCCGGTGGTCACGGCGTCGGACGGCGAGGAGGCGTGGCAGGTGCTGGAGCGCGTGCACTGCCACCTGGTGGTCAGCGACTGGCAGATGCCGCGGCTGGATGGCGTGGGCCTGGCGCGGCGGATCAAGGGCCACCCCATGTTCCGGCGCACGCCCATCATCCTGGTGACGTCGCTGGACAGCAGCGAGGACCGCGCGGCCGGCCTGGAGGCGGGCGCGGACGGCTACCTCGTCAAGCGCGAGGTGGAGCGCGGCAAGCTCCTGGAGCTCGTGCGCCAGTTGCTGCCCAGCTCCGCCGCCTGA
- a CDS encoding chemotaxis protein CheW, translated as MSTEDRKILPIDFDELKASLDAAQMLLEGATVVSAHKRREVLHQRAVALANSRHETRQESVTVLAFHVGGERYAVKIEAVDHVLESRGMCSLPGAPRHVLGALLSRSRIVPVLDLRQLLGLEGGGMSDLSKVVVVEVEEEAFGLAAEVVDGRLELPRAELSQPPPGPFLFLTTDRLTVLDLTQLGNPAAARRG; from the coding sequence ATGTCTACCGAAGACCGCAAGATCCTGCCCATCGACTTCGACGAGCTGAAGGCCTCGCTCGACGCGGCCCAGATGCTCCTGGAGGGCGCCACGGTGGTGAGCGCCCACAAGCGGCGCGAGGTGCTGCACCAGCGCGCGGTGGCGCTGGCCAACTCGCGCCATGAGACGCGCCAGGAGTCCGTCACGGTGCTCGCCTTCCATGTGGGCGGCGAGCGCTACGCGGTGAAGATCGAGGCGGTGGACCACGTGCTGGAGTCGCGCGGGATGTGCTCGCTGCCGGGGGCGCCGCGCCACGTGCTGGGGGCGCTGCTGTCGCGCTCGCGCATCGTGCCGGTGCTGGACCTGCGGCAGTTGTTGGGGCTGGAGGGCGGGGGCATGTCCGACCTGAGCAAGGTCGTGGTGGTGGAGGTGGAGGAGGAGGCGTTCGGGTTGGCGGCGGAGGTCGTGGACGGACGGCTGGAGTTGCCGCGCGCGGAGCTGTCCCAGCCGCCGCCGGGCCCGTTCCTGTTCCTGACGACGGATCGACTCACGGTGCTGGACCTCACACAGCTGGGCAACCCGGCGGCCGCACGGCGCGGCTAG
- a CDS encoding two-component system response regulator, which translates to MNSNVTGGARKAAKVLIVEDTKTITNLLQVYLMGWGLDFLDAPNGAVGLKRAREQKPDLIISDVQMPEMDGFALCAAIRGDPKLHDTPFMLLTSLKDDASRQKGKLVGASAFLNKPVSVDDLRSKVRDILKLPATKY; encoded by the coding sequence ATGAACAGCAACGTGACGGGTGGGGCACGCAAGGCGGCGAAGGTGCTCATCGTGGAGGACACGAAGACCATCACCAACCTCCTGCAGGTCTACCTGATGGGGTGGGGGCTGGACTTCCTGGACGCGCCCAACGGCGCGGTGGGACTCAAGCGGGCGCGCGAGCAGAAGCCGGACCTGATCATCTCCGACGTGCAGATGCCGGAGATGGACGGCTTCGCGCTGTGCGCGGCCATCCGGGGCGACCCGAAGCTGCACGACACGCCCTTCATGCTGCTCACGTCGCTGAAGGACGACGCGAGCCGGCAGAAGGGGAAGCTCGTCGGCGCGAGCGCGTTCCTCAACAAGCCGGTGTCCGTGGACGACCTGCGCTCCAAGGTGCGGGACATCCTCAAGCTGCCGGCCACGAAGTACTGA
- a CDS encoding methyl-accepting chemotaxis protein — protein sequence MEAKGLKVASPAGSASTRLSLRTKILGGTGIFGVVLVGILTFAFWMQMSDSLLGELTKRSRAVGIGMAFSVAASAAASDSAVLQLGADAALKSVPDIAYIVIRDASGKVLARSADEHFSTAAAVEPADGDAVVDRLLTVGTLPVVETTAPIVFGPPGGALKRVGTVQLALDREALAEALNSSTWRTAGLGILVLVVGLLAAAGMASLFIVPLERLARAAVGIAAGDLRQQIDTSGTDEIGELARSFSTMADALVHLLHDLRGAATDLEHEAAGVLATSTQQSAMAHQQASAINETSTTVAEIAQTSKQATSYADAVIAQTQKSESLSTQGQKVVAESVEGMEKLGEQVKAIALAITDLNERTLQISDIIGQVKDVAEQSNLLALNASIEAAKAGEHGRGFAVVATEMRTLAEQSRMAADQVRVLLGEVQKGTRVAVTTTDEGSRRAQAAMDMARAAGSTILGLSEVIRESSGAARQIAGNTRQQTIGVEQIATAMGELTSAMSDSVEGTRRIEQVAGNLSILSKRFSELVGRYQL from the coding sequence GTGGAAGCGAAAGGTTTGAAGGTGGCGTCGCCTGCAGGGTCGGCTTCGACCAGGCTCAGCCTGCGGACGAAGATCCTCGGAGGCACGGGCATCTTCGGCGTCGTGCTGGTCGGCATCCTGACCTTCGCGTTCTGGATGCAGATGAGCGACAGCCTGCTGGGTGAACTCACCAAGCGCTCGCGCGCGGTGGGCATCGGCATGGCGTTCAGCGTGGCCGCGTCCGCGGCCGCGAGCGACTCGGCCGTGCTCCAACTGGGCGCCGACGCGGCGCTCAAGAGCGTGCCGGACATCGCGTACATCGTCATCCGCGACGCGAGCGGCAAGGTGCTGGCGCGCTCCGCGGACGAGCACTTCTCCACCGCCGCCGCGGTGGAGCCCGCGGACGGCGACGCGGTGGTGGACCGCCTGCTGACGGTGGGCACGCTGCCCGTGGTGGAGACGACGGCGCCCATCGTCTTCGGCCCGCCGGGCGGCGCGCTCAAGCGCGTGGGCACCGTGCAACTGGCGCTGGACCGCGAGGCCCTGGCGGAGGCGCTCAATTCGAGCACCTGGCGCACCGCGGGCCTGGGCATCCTGGTGCTGGTGGTGGGCCTCCTGGCGGCGGCCGGAATGGCCAGCCTCTTCATCGTTCCCCTGGAGCGGCTGGCCCGCGCGGCGGTGGGCATCGCCGCGGGGGATCTGCGCCAGCAGATCGACACCAGCGGAACGGACGAGATTGGCGAGCTGGCGCGCAGCTTCTCCACCATGGCGGACGCGCTGGTGCACCTGCTGCACGACCTGCGCGGCGCGGCCACGGACCTGGAGCACGAGGCCGCGGGCGTGCTGGCCACGTCCACGCAGCAGTCCGCGATGGCGCACCAGCAGGCGTCCGCCATCAACGAGACCAGCACCACGGTGGCGGAGATCGCCCAGACCTCCAAGCAGGCCACGTCCTACGCGGACGCGGTCATCGCCCAGACTCAGAAGTCGGAGTCCCTCAGCACGCAGGGGCAGAAGGTCGTCGCCGAGAGCGTGGAGGGCATGGAGAAGCTGGGTGAGCAGGTGAAGGCCATTGCCCTGGCCATCACCGACCTGAACGAGCGCACGCTGCAGATCAGCGACATCATCGGGCAGGTGAAGGACGTGGCGGAGCAGTCCAACCTGCTGGCCCTCAACGCCTCCATCGAGGCGGCGAAGGCGGGCGAGCACGGACGTGGCTTCGCGGTGGTGGCCACGGAGATGCGCACGCTGGCAGAGCAGTCCCGCATGGCGGCGGATCAGGTGCGCGTGCTGCTGGGGGAGGTGCAGAAGGGCACTCGCGTGGCGGTGACGACCACGGACGAGGGCAGCCGCCGCGCCCAGGCGGCCATGGACATGGCGCGCGCCGCCGGCTCCACCATCCTGGGCCTGTCGGAGGTCATCCGCGAGTCGTCGGGGGCGGCGCGGCAGATCGCGGGCAACACGCGGCAGCAGACCATTGGCGTGGAGCAGATCGCCACGGCGATGGGGGAGTTGACGTCCGCCATGAGTGATTCGGTGGAGGGCACGCGGCGCATCGAGCAGGTGGCCGGCAACCTCTCCATCTTGTCGAAGCGCTTCTCTGAACTTGTAGGCAGGTACCAGCTATGA
- a CDS encoding protein-glutamate O-methyltransferase CheR: MSEGLLDDATLAKVEEVLQGACGLTLASSLRRSLEPAVSRAALSRQMSESAFLRQLLMREPTAVEAFIENAVIGETYFFRHPEHLRALASRARQHQGGPFQVWSAGCASGEEPYSIAMALMAAGLGNGGRFRVLATDVSGRALQRAKAAVYSPWSLRRIEPELERRFLAAHAGASGTDVQHTVAQEVVRTVDFRRHNLATDAVPSLGFHAIFCRNVLIYFTPELVREVLTRLVGALAPGGLLFVSPAEVPLTNGMGLETLDVDGTPVLRLPAEPPWGAAEAASARRDVTGTFTAAALRRETPVPGRLRLERRRPTPLPAVVARPSRPVPVVDAPKAQDSTPAARAAQDAGLLTRALEAAHAGHFEQAEALAREAARALSPEAYLLLAMVAESRGDLDAAVEAVRKALYLEPQLALGHATLVALYSRLDRREDAERARQNALRALDGLDDEHPLRGVETTMTAGGLRQALAPRSSQMGWQGAR; this comes from the coding sequence GTGAGCGAAGGGCTGCTCGACGACGCCACGCTCGCGAAGGTCGAGGAGGTGCTCCAGGGCGCCTGCGGCCTGACGCTCGCGAGCAGCCTGCGTCGCTCCCTGGAGCCCGCGGTGTCGCGCGCGGCGCTGTCGCGCCAGATGTCCGAGTCCGCCTTCCTGCGCCAGCTGCTCATGCGCGAGCCCACGGCGGTGGAGGCGTTCATCGAGAACGCCGTCATCGGCGAGACGTACTTCTTCCGTCACCCGGAGCACCTGCGCGCGCTGGCGTCGCGGGCCCGGCAGCACCAGGGCGGTCCGTTCCAGGTCTGGAGCGCGGGCTGCGCGAGCGGCGAGGAGCCCTACAGCATCGCCATGGCGCTGATGGCCGCGGGGCTGGGCAACGGCGGGCGCTTCCGCGTGCTGGCGACGGACGTGTCCGGCCGGGCCCTGCAGCGCGCGAAGGCGGCCGTGTACAGCCCGTGGTCGCTGCGGCGCATCGAGCCGGAGCTGGAGCGGCGCTTCCTCGCGGCGCACGCGGGCGCGTCCGGAACGGACGTGCAACACACCGTGGCCCAGGAGGTCGTGCGCACGGTGGACTTCCGCCGCCACAACCTGGCCACGGACGCGGTGCCGTCGCTGGGCTTCCACGCCATCTTCTGCCGCAACGTCCTCATCTACTTCACGCCGGAGCTGGTGCGCGAGGTGCTGACGCGGCTGGTGGGCGCGCTCGCGCCGGGCGGGCTGCTCTTCGTGTCGCCCGCGGAGGTGCCGCTCACCAACGGCATGGGCCTGGAGACGCTGGACGTGGATGGCACCCCCGTCCTGCGCCTGCCCGCGGAGCCGCCGTGGGGCGCCGCGGAGGCCGCGTCCGCGCGTCGCGACGTGACGGGGACCTTCACCGCCGCCGCGCTCCGCCGGGAGACGCCGGTGCCGGGCCGCCTGAGGTTGGAGCGCCGCCGTCCCACGCCCTTGCCGGCCGTCGTAGCGCGGCCGTCCCGTCCGGTTCCGGTGGTGGACGCCCCCAAGGCGCAGGACTCCACGCCGGCCGCTCGCGCGGCGCAGGACGCGGGCCTGCTGACCCGGGCGCTGGAGGCGGCGCACGCGGGCCACTTCGAGCAGGCGGAGGCGCTGGCGCGCGAGGCGGCGCGGGCGCTGTCCCCGGAGGCGTACCTGCTGCTGGCGATGGTGGCCGAGTCGCGCGGCGACCTGGACGCGGCGGTGGAGGCGGTGCGCAAGGCGCTGTACCTGGAGCCGCAGCTGGCCCTGGGACACGCGACGCTGGTGGCGCTCTACAGCCGCCTGGATCGGCGCGAGGACGCGGAGCGCGCGCGGCAGAACGCGCTGCGCGCGCTGGATGGATTGGATGACGAGCACCCGCTGCGAGGCGTGGAGACGACGATGACGGCGGGGGGGCTGCGGCAGGCGCTGGCCCCCCGTTCTTCGCAGATGGGTTGGCAGGGCGCGCGCTGA
- a CDS encoding chemotaxis protein CheW → MAETPRVPVPPQARRASVQQRLSALEAEQNQLRQELASLQGEIRLPGLYLTVEAGNTTALVPAKQVQEVVRLVALEPLPGAPVHVSGSFVYRGTPAVVVDMARLMGVKRTPDLDSLLVVLDVGRLVALLVDRVKDLVETPTLVDGSQSGEEKMPWDGTGLMAGLCRTPEGLRPLLRTSVLLNGTEGL, encoded by the coding sequence ATGGCTGAAACCCCCAGAGTCCCCGTTCCCCCACAGGCGCGCCGGGCCTCCGTACAACAGCGATTGAGCGCGCTGGAGGCGGAGCAGAACCAGCTGCGCCAGGAGCTCGCCTCCCTGCAGGGAGAGATCCGCCTGCCGGGTCTCTACCTGACCGTGGAGGCAGGCAACACGACCGCGCTGGTGCCCGCGAAGCAGGTGCAGGAGGTGGTGCGGCTGGTGGCGCTGGAGCCGCTGCCGGGCGCGCCGGTGCACGTGTCCGGCTCGTTCGTGTACCGCGGCACGCCGGCGGTGGTGGTGGACATGGCGCGGCTGATGGGCGTGAAGCGGACGCCGGATCTGGACTCGCTGCTGGTGGTCCTGGACGTGGGCCGGCTGGTGGCGCTGCTGGTGGACCGGGTGAAGGACCTGGTGGAGACGCCCACGCTGGTGGACGGCTCGCAGAGCGGCGAGGAGAAGATGCCCTGGGACGGCACCGGGCTCATGGCCGGGCTGTGCCGCACGCCGGAGGGGCTGCGCCCGCTCCTGCGCACGAGCGTGCTCCTGAACGGGACGGAGGGCCTGTGA
- a CDS encoding TonB family protein, producing the protein MIKSDSPSPEAPGTDPLIGRTLNGRFSILEPLGVGGMGKVYRALQAPLERVVALKVLNPNFPSSRDPGFQKRFLREASLTSKLRHPNTVTVIDYGQTDDGIYYIAMEYLEGRTLAQVLGQAGPLPWARAVSVAQQVCRSLREAHSLGIIHRDLKPANIMILNEADQDLVKVLDFGLVKSVAPQQEGPVSPEITQNGTFLGSPQYMAPEQARNVADARSDVYSLGIMLFQMLMGRPPFIARDHIELIFAHYKEPPPTFQAVRPDLAVPAEIEMVVRRCLEKDPARRFQTMDELLEGLREAHMAAGGNSGVFRRLGSASTTGPYPSPPTTGPYASPLFANVGNAEPADGGLAVDISVEVPADVQRARQRTLLMGALGGVMVAGLVGITLFFLRGGSPEEKPAQPVTQATPPADKAPAVAEVPTAPPAPGKVRFRLMSQPSGARVYYKGKEKGVTPFVMELPLGSEGSITAELTFALEGYQTETIITGGSGEVVLSQKLTRRRGGGERPSRVDLATASTPEDFENVAPATPGGMAAPVMMQASPAPTAATVPATTTDKAPGAVGASVAAPVSAAGSLAVPSLTTGALAPVNPNAVIPFNEAMERPVLLEEGRDIAYTREALAIKAEGLVAVRCTITTKGRVENCRVLKMVQHMEKAVLDSLQSRVYKPIQYQGRPVNVDYTFTMRLVSPRR; encoded by the coding sequence ATGATCAAGAGCGATTCCCCGAGCCCTGAGGCCCCGGGAACGGATCCGCTCATCGGCCGGACGTTGAACGGCCGCTTCAGCATTCTGGAGCCCCTGGGCGTGGGTGGAATGGGCAAGGTGTACCGCGCCCTGCAGGCACCTTTGGAGCGCGTGGTCGCGCTCAAGGTGCTGAACCCCAACTTCCCGAGCAGCCGCGACCCCGGCTTCCAGAAGCGCTTCCTGCGCGAGGCGTCGCTGACGTCGAAGCTGCGGCACCCGAACACCGTCACCGTCATCGACTACGGGCAGACGGACGACGGCATCTACTACATCGCGATGGAGTACCTGGAGGGTCGCACGCTCGCGCAGGTGCTGGGGCAGGCCGGTCCCCTGCCCTGGGCCCGCGCGGTGTCGGTGGCCCAGCAGGTGTGCCGCTCGCTGCGTGAAGCGCACAGCCTGGGGATCATCCACCGCGACCTGAAGCCCGCGAACATCATGATCCTCAACGAGGCGGATCAGGACCTGGTCAAGGTCCTGGACTTCGGCCTCGTGAAGTCCGTGGCGCCGCAGCAGGAGGGGCCGGTCAGCCCCGAAATCACCCAGAACGGCACGTTCCTGGGCTCGCCGCAGTACATGGCGCCGGAGCAGGCGCGCAACGTGGCGGACGCGCGCAGCGACGTGTACTCGCTGGGCATCATGCTGTTCCAGATGCTGATGGGCCGGCCGCCCTTCATCGCGCGCGACCACATCGAGCTCATCTTCGCCCACTACAAGGAACCGCCCCCCACCTTCCAGGCCGTGCGCCCGGATCTCGCCGTCCCGGCGGAGATTGAAATGGTGGTGCGCCGCTGCCTGGAGAAGGATCCGGCGAGGCGCTTCCAGACGATGGACGAGTTGCTCGAGGGCCTGCGCGAGGCGCACATGGCCGCGGGCGGCAACAGCGGCGTGTTCCGCCGGCTGGGCAGCGCGTCGACGACGGGCCCCTATCCCTCGCCGCCGACGACGGGGCCCTACGCGTCCCCGCTGTTCGCCAACGTGGGCAACGCGGAGCCGGCGGACGGCGGGCTCGCGGTGGACATCAGCGTGGAGGTGCCGGCGGACGTGCAGCGCGCCCGCCAGCGCACGCTCCTGATGGGCGCGTTGGGCGGCGTGATGGTCGCGGGCCTGGTGGGCATCACGCTGTTCTTCCTGCGCGGCGGCAGCCCGGAGGAGAAGCCCGCGCAGCCGGTGACCCAGGCCACGCCCCCCGCGGACAAGGCACCGGCGGTGGCGGAGGTCCCCACGGCGCCGCCCGCGCCGGGCAAGGTGCGCTTCCGGCTGATGAGCCAGCCGTCCGGCGCGCGCGTCTACTACAAGGGCAAGGAGAAGGGCGTGACGCCCTTCGTGATGGAGCTGCCGCTGGGCAGCGAGGGCAGCATCACCGCGGAGCTGACCTTCGCGCTGGAGGGCTACCAGACGGAGACCATCATCACCGGCGGCTCCGGCGAGGTGGTGCTGTCCCAGAAGCTGACCAGGCGCCGGGGCGGCGGTGAGCGCCCGAGCCGCGTGGACCTGGCTACCGCCTCCACCCCCGAGGACTTCGAGAACGTGGCCCCGGCGACGCCGGGTGGAATGGCGGCGCCCGTGATGATGCAGGCGAGCCCGGCCCCCACCGCGGCGACGGTCCCCGCCACCACGACGGACAAGGCGCCAGGCGCGGTGGGCGCGTCCGTCGCGGCGCCGGTGAGCGCCGCGGGCAGCCTTGCGGTGCCTTCGCTGACGACCGGCGCGCTCGCGCCCGTCAACCCGAACGCCGTCATCCCCTTCAACGAAGCCATGGAGCGGCCGGTGCTGCTGGAGGAGGGCCGGGACATCGCCTACACGCGCGAGGCGCTCGCCATCAAGGCGGAGGGGCTCGTGGCGGTGCGCTGCACCATCACCACCAAGGGCCGCGTGGAGAACTGCCGCGTCCTGAAGATGGTGCAGCACATGGAGAAGGCGGTGCTCGACTCGCTCCAGTCCCGCGTCTACAAACCCATCCAGTACCAGGGCCGCCCGGTGAACGTGGACTACACCTTCACCATGCGGCTCGTGTCCCCGCGCCGCTGA
- a CDS encoding HAD family phosphatase, translating into MAVAFFDLDRTLLAANSASLWVRRELALGHISRWEALRASALLARYHLGFVAMRDVLVRATALLTGSEARVLEARSADFYAEAVRGQYRPGALAALEAHRAAGDRLVLLTSSSGYLSDLVARELCLDGVLCNRFEVDAAGLHTGRPLGEVCFGEGKRFYAEAAAKEAGVPLSACAFYTDSYADLPVLERVGRPVVVNPDRRLRREARRRGWPVVDWGVPPGGSAPSVPPTPPLVPSTGP; encoded by the coding sequence GTGGCTGTCGCATTCTTCGACCTGGACCGGACGTTGCTCGCCGCGAACTCCGCGTCGCTCTGGGTTCGCCGCGAGCTGGCGCTGGGCCACATCTCCCGCTGGGAGGCCCTGCGCGCCAGCGCGCTGCTCGCCCGTTATCACCTGGGCTTCGTGGCCATGCGGGACGTGCTGGTGCGCGCCACGGCGCTGCTGACGGGCTCGGAGGCCAGGGTCCTGGAGGCGCGCTCCGCGGACTTCTACGCGGAGGCCGTGCGCGGCCAGTACCGCCCCGGGGCCCTGGCCGCGCTGGAGGCCCACCGCGCGGCGGGAGACCGGCTGGTGCTGCTGACGTCGTCGTCGGGCTACCTGTCCGACCTGGTGGCGCGCGAACTCTGCCTGGATGGCGTGCTGTGCAACCGCTTCGAGGTGGACGCCGCGGGGCTGCACACCGGGCGCCCGCTGGGCGAGGTCTGCTTCGGCGAGGGCAAGCGCTTCTACGCGGAGGCCGCCGCGAAGGAGGCCGGCGTGCCGCTGTCCGCGTGCGCCTTCTACACGGATTCCTACGCGGACCTGCCGGTGCTGGAGCGGGTGGGGCGCCCCGTGGTGGTGAACCCGGATCGCCGCTTGCGCCGCGAGGCCCGGCGGCGGGGCTGGCCGGTGGTGGACTGGGGCGTGCCTCCGGGAGGCTCCGCCCCGTCCGTCCCTCCGACGCCGCCGCTCGTGCCCTCCACCGGCCCCTGA